A genomic segment from Triticum dicoccoides isolate Atlit2015 ecotype Zavitan chromosome 1A, WEW_v2.0, whole genome shotgun sequence encodes:
- the LOC119285832 gene encoding GDSL esterase/lipase At5g45910-like, whose amino-acid sequence MATMRAAAALLGAVVLLCALRHGGAQRYEAIYSFGDSISDTGNLCVGGCPSWLTTGQSPYGETFFKRPTGRCSDGRVIVDFLAEHFGLPLLPASKAGGDFKKGANMAIIGATTMDFAFFQSIGLSDKIWNNGPLDTQIQWFRKLLPSACGKDCKRHLSKSLFVVGEFGGNDYNAALFSGRTMADVRGYVPRVVSHIVRGLENMIRLGAMDVVVPGVLPIGCFPIYLTLYGTSNAGDYDGDGCLKSHNELSAHHNSLLRRSLANLQRTYPRTRIMYADFYAQVIQMIRAPQNFGLKYGLKVCCGAGGQGKYNYNNKARCGMAGASACADPQNYLIWDGIHLTEAAYRSIANGWLKGPYCSPRILH is encoded by the exons ATGGCGACGATGAGAGCCGCCGCCGCGCTGCTTGGCGCCGTGGTGCTGCTGTGCGCGCTCCGTCACGGCGGGGCGCAGCGGTACGAGGCCATCTACAGCTTCGGCGACTCCATCTCCGACACCGGCAACCTCTGCGTCGGCGGCTGCCCGTCGTGGCTCACCACGGGCCAGTCGCCCTACGGGGAGACTTTCTTCAAGCGCCCCACCGGCCGCTGCTCCGACGGCCGCGTCATCGTCGATTTCCTCG CCGAGCACTTTGGGCTGCCGCTGCTGCCGGCGTCCAAGGCCGGCGGCGACTTCAAGAAGGGCGCCAACATGGCGATCATCGGCGCCACCACCATGGACTTCGCCTTCTTCCAGTCCATCGGCCTCAGCGACAAGATCTGGAACAACGGGCCCCTGGACACCCAGATCCAGTGGTTCCGGAAGCTCCTCCCGTCGGCCTGCGGCAAGGACTGCAAGAGGCACCTCTCCAAGTCCCTGTTCGTGGTGGGCGAGTTCGGCGGCAACGACTACAACGCGGCGCTCTTCTCCGGTCGCACCATGGCCGACGTGAGGGGCTACGTGCCGCGGGTCGTCAGCCACATCGTCCGTGGCCTCGAG AACATGATCAGACTAGGCGCGATGGACGTGGTGGTGCCGGGGGTGCTCCCCATCGGGTGCTTCCCGATCTACCTGACCCTCTACGGCACCTCCAACGCCGGCGACTACGACGGCGACGGGTGCCTCAAGAGCCACAACGAGCTCTCCGCTCACCACAACTCGCTGCTCCGGCGGAGCCTCGCCAACCTCCAGAGGACCTACCCCCGCACCAGGATCATGTACGCCGACTTCTACGCGCAGGTCATCCAGATGATCCGGGCCCCTCAGAATTTCG GCCTCAAGTACGGGCTGAAGGTGTGCTGCGGCGCCGGCGGGCAgggcaagtacaactacaacaacaAGGCGAGGTGCGGCATGGCCGGGGCGAGCGCCTGCGCCGACCCGCAGAACTACCTCATCTGGGACGGCATCCACCTCACGGAGGCGGCGTACCGTTCGATCGCCAACGGGTGGCTCAAGGGCCCCTACTGCAGCCCCCGCATCCTGCACTGA